GTCGCCTCCAGGAGGTAACCCAGGATGGCGGTGGACATGCCCGCCCACCACAAGGGGCTGGTAAGGGCGGTGACGATGGGGGAGTCGCGCAGCGATCCGTTCTGGTTTCCGCGGCGGGAGATGCGGTGGCGCACGACGGTTCCCCACGCGATGACCAACGCCGAAGCGAGGGCGAAGGCGACTGCGAGGACATCATTGTGCACGTCGACCGAGCGTAGTCGGGCCGCGGACAGCCAATCCAATCCATCCCATATGGTGAGATCAATTCGGGTTGCCAGTGAGATATCTATTCCGGCTAAGATATCTACCAATCATCATCCCAACCTAACGCACAGGAAGGTGGCCCCTCGTGGCACTGGTCGTTCAGAAATACGGCGGTTCCTCACTGGAGTCGGCCGAACGAATTCGCGCCGTGGCGGAACGCATCGTCGCCACTAAGAAGGCCGGCAACGACGTCGTCGTCGTGTGCTCGGCCATGGGTGACACCACCGACGAGCTGTTGGACCTCGCCGCCCAGGTCAATCCCGTCCCGCCCGCCCGCGAGATGGACATGCTCCTTACCGCCGGCGAGCGCATCTCCAATGCCCTGGTCGCCATGGCCGTCGCATCCCTCGGCGGTGAGGCCCAGTCTTTCACCGGTTCGCAGGCCGGCGTGTTGACCACGGAGCGCCACGGTAACGCCCGCATCGTCGACGTCACCCCGGGCCGCGTCACCGACGCCCTCGCCCAGGGCAAGATCTGCATCGTCGCCGGTTTCCAGGGCGTCAACAAGGAAACTCGCGACGTCACCACCCTCGGCCGTGGTGGTTCCGACACCACCGCGGTGGCGCTGGCCGCCGCCCTCAAGGCCGACGTGTGCGAGATTTATTCAGACGTCGACGGTGTGTACACCGCGGATCCGCGCATCGTCCCCGATGCGCAGAAGCTCGACAAGCTCAGCTTCGAGGAGATGCTGGAGCTGGCGGCGTCGGGCAGCAAGATTCTGGTGCTGCGCAGCGTCGAATACGCCCGCGCCTGGGGCGTGCCGATGCGCGTCCGTTCGTCTTATAGCAACGACCCCGGCACTCTCGTGGCCGGTTCAATGGAGGATATTCCCGTGGAAGAAGCAGTCCTGACCGGTGTCGCCACCGACCAGTCCGAAGCCAAGATCACCATCCTCGGCGTCAAGGACGTCCCCGGCGAGGCAGCCAAGGTGTTCCGCGCCCTGGCCGACGCCGAGATCAACATCGACATGGTGTTGCAGAACGTCTCCGCCATCGCCGACAACACCACCGACATCACCTTCACCTGCCCCCGCGCCGCCGGCCCGGAGGCCCTGGAGCTGCTCAGCAAGCTCAAGGCCGAGGGCGGCTGGGAGAACGTGCTCTACGACGACCAGATCGGCAAGGTCTCCCTCGTCGGCGCCGGCATGAAGTCCCACCCGGGGGTCACCGCCGACTTCTCCGAGGCCCTGCGTGACAAGAACATCAACATTGAGATGTTCACCACCTCGGAGATCCGTCTCACCGCGGTCATCCGCGAGGCCGACCTCGCCGAGGCCGCCCGCGCCATCCACGACAAGTTCCAGCTCGGTGGCGACGAGGTCGCCACCGTCTACGCCGGCACCGGCCGCTAGCGAACGTAAAAGATCCCACCACCTTTTAGCTTTTAGGAGCCCACTTCACCATGACCACCGTTGCAGTCGTAGGCGCCACCGGCCAGGTCGGCCGCGTCATGCGCGACATCCTCATCGAGCGCAACTTCCCCGTGGACACCGTCCGCTTCTTCTCCTCGCCGCGTTCCGCCGGCACCGAGCTGGACTTCAAGGGCGAGGCAGTCGTCGTCGAGGATCTCACCCAGCAGACCGTTGAGTCCCTCAAGGGCATCGACATCGCCCTGTTCTCCGCCGGCGGTTCGACGTCGCAGCAGTGGGCCCCCGTCTTCGCCGAGGCCGGCGCCAAGGTCGTCGACAACTCCTCCGCCTGGCGCAAGGACCCGGTGGTCCCGCTCATCGTCTCCGAGGTCAACCCGGACGTGGCCGCTGACCTGCCCAAGGGCATCATCGCCAACCCGAACTGCACCACCATGTCCGCCATGCCGGTGATGAGCGTCCTGCACAACGCCGCCGGCCTCAACCAGATGCACGTCTCTTCCTACCAGGCGGTGTCCGGCTCCGGCCTGGCCGGCGTGGAGACCCTCGCCAAGCAGGTCGCCGAGGTGGGCGACCGTAACGTCGAGCTCACCCACGACGGCTCCGTGCTCAGCCCGGAGGACCTCGGCCCCTACGTTGCACCCATCGCGTTCAATGCGGTGCCGTGGGCCGGCAACCTCGTCGACGACGGCTCCTTCGAGACCGACGAGGAGCAGAAGCTGCGCAACGAATCCCGCAAGATCCTGCGCATCCCGGACCTGAAGGTCTCCGCCACCTGCGTGCGCATCCCGGTGTTCACCGGTCACACGATGGTCATCCACGCCCAGTTCGATAACCCGATCACCCCGGAGCAGGCGCAGCAGCTGCTCGCCGACGCCCCGGGCGTGAAGGTCGTCGACGTGCCGACGCCGCTGGCCGCCGCCGGTGTGGACGAGTCCCTGGTCGGGCGCATCCGCCAGGATCAGACCGTCGAGGACAACAAGGGCCTCGTCCTCGTCGTCTCCGGTGACAACCTGCGCAAGGGCGCGGCGCTCAACACCATCCAGATCGCCGAGCTGCTGGTGTAGTCACTAGCACCACCCGGCCCCTCTCCTAAAGACCCCGTGCGCACCGCGCCGGCGGGAGAGGGGCTTTCGTGCTTCTTAGCTTTCCCGGGCGGTGGGTTCGGTGTGCTCGACGTACGTGACCGGGTTGGATACGTCGGTGCGGTCGTAATCGGGGAGATCGTCGTCGGCCTCCAGCTGGTCGTGGATCTCCTCCTCAAGATGCTCCGCCAGCACGGCGTCCTCGATGTTGGAGTCCTTTGTCAGCTTCGCCAGTTCCCGCTCGTTGCGCTTGGAGAAGCGCAGCCGGGGGTCCAGCTTGCGCTGGGTCAAAGCCAGGGCACGGGCGCGACGGCGGCCCTCCGCGCGGAGCTTGGACCCGCCGCGCAGCCACGCCGTCGACAGCACGACGATCATGAGGATGCCCAGGTAGCCCAGGACCGGGTAGAGGTAGGCGACGAGCGACTGGAATCCGACGAAGGACAGCGCGAAGCCGATGAGGCAGGCGGTGATGAACACCGGCCGGTACAGGCTGCGACGCTTGCGGGTCAGCCGCTTGCCGAGGGCGAAGAACATCGCGATGGCGGTATTGAAGATCATGCCGAAGATGACGAAGGTCATCGCGACGCCGAGCGCCGGGTGGATCTCGTTAATGAGCGTGAGCACTGGCATCGCCGTGCCGTTGACGGTCTCCACCTGAAGGAAGAGTGCGATGACGAGCAGCAGGAGCATGAGCAGGTAGAAGAACCCGCCGAGCATACCGCCGTAGCCGGCGGCCTTCGTGTCGACGAAGTTGCCGCCGATGACAATCGCCATGGACACCGAGATCATGACGTTCATGCCGGTGTAGTTGATGGCGGCCAGCCACCAGTTCGGCAGCGCCGCGGAGCGTTCGATCTCCTGGGTGGCGACGTTGAGCTCCGCGATGCTCCACTGCGACGTCATAAGCGTGTACACCGTCACTCCCACGATGAACAGGATGACGAAGGGGGTGATGGCGCCGATGACCGCGGACACCTTATCGACGTCGAGCATGCCGGTGATGAGCACGAGGATAAGCAGGATAAGCGCGCCCGCCCACACGGGCAGCCCGAACTGCTGGTTGAGGTTGGATCCGCCGCCGGCGAACATGACAAAGCCGAAGGAGAACAACGAGACGATGGTCGCGATGTCCAGGATCCAGGCGAGTGCCTGGTTAGAGATGTTGCTCAGCACGTTCATGTGCTCGCGGGCCTGGTAGTAGCTTCCCAACTGCAGCAGTGACACGCCGACGACGATCATGAGCGTCGACGAGAGCAGAACGCCGAGGATGCCCTTCGTGCCGAAGGTGACGAAGTACTGGATGGCTTCTTGCCCCGAGGCGAAGCCGGCGCCGACGATGACGCCGGTGAAGGCCATGGAGATGGCCAAGGCACGTTTGAACATGATCTACCGTTTCTCGTTGCGTTCGGCGGCGTCGGAGGCGTCGTCGTCCACCTCGACGTAGTTCGTGTCGCCCTGCGCGACGGGCTCGGTGTGGGTGACGTAGGTGACGGTGTCGGACTCCTCCTCGCGGTCGTAATCCGGCAGGTCGTCGTCGGCCTCCAGCTTGTCGTAGATCTCCTCCTCGATGGACTCGGTGAACGCCGCATCCTCGATGTTGGAGTCCTTGGTCAGCTTCGCCAGCTCACGCTCGTTGCGCTTGGAAAAGCGCATCCGCGGGTCAAGCTTGCGCTCAGTCAGAGCCAACGCCCGGGCGCGTCGACGCCCCTCGGCGGTGAGCTTGGTGCGGCCACGCAGCCACGCGGCGGAGAGCACGACGATCATGAGGATGCCCATGTAGCCCAGCGCCGGGTACACGTAGGCGACGAGGGACTCGAAGCCGACGAAGGACAGCACGAAGCCGATGAGGCAGGCGACGATGTAGACCGGTCGGTAGAGGCTGCGACGCTTGCGGGTCAGCCGCTTGCCGAGAGCGTAGAACATACCGACAGCGGTGTTGAAGATCATGCCGAAGACCACGAAGGTCATGGCGATACCCAGCGACGGGTGGATGTTGTTGATGAGGGCGAGCACCGGCATGGCGGCGCCGGTGACGGTCTCCACCTGTGCGAACAGCGCCAGCACGAGCAGGAACAGCATGACCAGGAAGAACAACCCGCCAAGCACGCCACCGTAGCCGGCGGCCTTCGTGTCCATCATGTTGCCGCCGATGACGATGGCCATAGAGACCGCGGTCATGACGCACAGGCCGATGTAGTTCAGCGCGGAGATCCACCAGTTCGGCAGGGTGGTGGCGACGTTGTCCACGGCGTAGGCGTGGAGCCCGGCGAAGTCCCATTCCGAGGTGGAGATGGTCCAGATGGTGACAAAAAGGATGAAGATGATGACGAAGGGCGTAATGGCGCCGATGACGGCGGTGACCTTGTCCACGTCAAGCATGCCGGTGATGAGCACGAGGACGAGCATGATGAGGGCGCCCACCCACACGGGTAGCCCGAACTGCTGGTTGAGGTTGGATCCGCCGCCGGCGAACATGACGAAGCCGATGGCGAAGAGGGTCACGATCGTGGAAATATCGAGGATCCAGGCCACCACCTTGTTGGAGATGCGGCCGAGCACACTCATGTGTTCCTGGGCTTGGAAGTAGCTGCCGAGCTGCAGCAGGGCCACGCCGGTGACGATCATGAGGATGGATGCGACGGCCGCGCCGGCGACACCCCACAGGCCGAAGGCGACGAAGAACTGCAGCGCCTCCTGGCCGGAGGCGAAGCCGGCGCCGACGATGATGCCGGTGAAGGCCAGGGCTATTGACAAAGCGCGTTTAAACATATCGGCTAATTTTCCCTATCAGCGACGCTGCCCCGCCACGTACACGAAGAATCTTGGCGTGCGCGCCCTCGGTATGGCGCGGTGGCGACTCGATGGGGACTAGCTTAAGGAAGACAGGCATCGCGAGTATCGAGCACCGTCAAGGGTAATAGGTTGCTCAGGTGCGTTTCAGCTTGGACACCCTTGGCGTGGCATTTTTTCAGCTCTTGGTGGTGGCGATGAGGTCGCGCCGGGCGCGGGCCACGCGGGAGCGGATGGTGCCGATGCGCACGCCGGTGATGGTCGCGGCCTCCTCGTAAGAGTATCCGAGCACTTGGGTGAGGATGAGGGCTTCACGACGCTCAGCAGGCAGCTGGTCGATGAGCGAGCGGGCGTCGATCCACTCGCTCCACTGCGATTGATCGGCTCCGAGGTCGGGGGTCGCGGCGGTGGCGTCTTCGTAGGTGACAGTGCTCGCTCGCGGCCGGGAACGCTCCCGCCGGATGTTGTCCACCCAGGCGCGCCGGGCGAGGGAGAGCAGCCAGGTGCGCGCCGACGAACGCGCGGCGAAACGCGGCAGCGCGCCGAGGACGCGGAGATAGGTGTCCTGGGTGAGGTCGTCGGCGAGCTCGGGGCCGGCGAGGTGGGCGAGGAGACGCCAGACGTCATCGTGGGTGGCGCGGATGAATTCGTCGAGGGCGCGCTTGTCCCCTTTGCCGGCACGCAAGGCGAGTTCGGTGACCCGATCGTGCTGGTGAGGGGAGCTAGTGGACACTTTCGACAGAGTAGCAGTCGGGCTCGGTGAAAAGTAGGCCGTCACGATTGTCAGAAGCGACGTAGGCTTCTTGATGGGCTCACCCTTGCGGGATCCACCGAAGGAAACTACCCTATAAGTGGTACGCAACTAATAGACCAGAGCTATCTTCCAGTCCAGGACACGAGAGGAGAATGCGCGATGGCGAACGTCGACGACATTCTGAACCGCGGGCTCCAAAAGCCCGCCAACCCCAAGAACTCCCAGCGCCACTCCGGCGCCCCGGTGGCCAGCGAGAACCACTCCATCACCCAGGGCAGCCAGGGTGCCGTCATCCTCAATGACATCCACCTGATTGAGAAGCTGGCCCACTTCGACCGCGAGATGGTGCCGGACCGCATCCCGCACGCCAAGGGTCTCGGCGCCTTCGGCGAGCTGCACATCACCGAGGACGTCAGCAAGTACACCAAGGCGGACCTCTTCCAGCCCGGCCGGGTCACCCCGATGGCCGCCCGCTTCTCCACCGTCGCCGGCGAGTCTGGCTCCCCGGACACCTGGCGCGACGTTCACGGCTTCGCCCTGCGCTTCTACACCAACGAGGGCAACTACGACATCGTGGGTAACAACACCCCGGTGTTCTTCCTGCGCGACGCCATCAAGTTCCCCGACTTCATCCACTCCCAGAAGCGCCACCCCGCCACCGGCCTGCGCTCCGCCGAGATGCAGTGGGACTTCTGGACCCGCACCCCGGAAACCACCCACCAGGTCACCTACCTCATGGGCAGCCGCGGCACGCCGCGCTCCGCGCGTGAGATGAACGGCTATGGCTCCCACACCTTCCAGTGGATCAACGCCGAGGGCACCCCGGTGTGGGTCAAGTACCACTTCCTCTCTCAGCAGGGCGTGCACAACTTCACCGACGCCGAGGCCACCAAGGCCGCCGGCGAGACCCCGGACCTGCACCGCCAGGACCTCTACGAGTCCATCGAGGCCGGCGACTTCCCCCGCTGGGACGTCTACGTCCAGATCATGCCGGTTGACGAGGCGGAGAACTACCGCTTCAACCCCTTCGACCTGACCAAGACCTGGTCCAAGAAGGACTACCCGCGCATCAAGGTCGGCTACTTCGAGCTCAACCGCAACCCGGTGAACTTCTTCGCCCAGATCGAGCAGCTGGCGCTCGACCCGAGCAACCTCGTCCCGGGCATCGGCTTCTCCCCGGACAAGATGCTCCAGGGCCGCATCTTCGCCTACGCCGACCAGCAGCGCTACCGCATCGGGCCGAACTACCGCCAGCTGCCGGTCAACCGTCCGGTGTTTGATGTCAACACCTACTCGCAGAACGGCGCCATGAACTACGAGTTCCAGGCCGCCGACCACCCGGTCTCCACGCCGAACGCCACCCAGTACGGCGCCGGCTACCTGGACGACGGCGTCACCTCCAACCACGGTGACACCTTCGGAGCGGCGAACCAGTACGGTGAGGCTTCCGACGCCATGATCGGCGTTGACGCTCACGGCACCGATCTCACCCGTGGCGCCTACATCAAGCACGCGGAGGATGACGACTACATCCAGGCCACCATCCTCTACCGCGACGTCTACAACGACGACGAGAAGGAGGAGCTCGCCAACAACATCGCCGGCGCGATGGCTGGTGTCTCCGCCGAGCTGGAGAAGCGCGTCTACGCCTACTGGGCCAACGTGGACAAGAAGCTCGCCAAGCGCGTCGAGGAGATCTTCACCGCCGCTAAGT
Above is a genomic segment from Corynebacterium uterequi containing:
- a CDS encoding YkvI family membrane protein, whose amino-acid sequence is MFKRALSIALAFTGIIVGAGFASGQEALQFFVAFGLWGVAGAAVASILMIVTGVALLQLGSYFQAQEHMSVLGRISNKVVAWILDISTIVTLFAIGFVMFAGGGSNLNQQFGLPVWVGALIMLVLVLITGMLDVDKVTAVIGAITPFVIIFILFVTIWTISTSEWDFAGLHAYAVDNVATTLPNWWISALNYIGLCVMTAVSMAIVIGGNMMDTKAAGYGGVLGGLFFLVMLFLLVLALFAQVETVTGAAMPVLALINNIHPSLGIAMTFVVFGMIFNTAVGMFYALGKRLTRKRRSLYRPVYIVACLIGFVLSFVGFESLVAYVYPALGYMGILMIVVLSAAWLRGRTKLTAEGRRRARALALTERKLDPRMRFSKRNERELAKLTKDSNIEDAAFTESIEEEIYDKLEADDDLPDYDREEESDTVTYVTHTEPVAQGDTNYVEVDDDASDAAERNEKR
- a CDS encoding aspartate-semialdehyde dehydrogenase, which encodes MTTVAVVGATGQVGRVMRDILIERNFPVDTVRFFSSPRSAGTELDFKGEAVVVEDLTQQTVESLKGIDIALFSAGGSTSQQWAPVFAEAGAKVVDNSSAWRKDPVVPLIVSEVNPDVAADLPKGIIANPNCTTMSAMPVMSVLHNAAGLNQMHVSSYQAVSGSGLAGVETLAKQVAEVGDRNVELTHDGSVLSPEDLGPYVAPIAFNAVPWAGNLVDDGSFETDEEQKLRNESRKILRIPDLKVSATCVRIPVFTGHTMVIHAQFDNPITPEQAQQLLADAPGVKVVDVPTPLAAAGVDESLVGRIRQDQTVEDNKGLVLVVSGDNLRKGAALNTIQIAELLV
- a CDS encoding aspartate kinase, which translates into the protein MALVVQKYGGSSLESAERIRAVAERIVATKKAGNDVVVVCSAMGDTTDELLDLAAQVNPVPPAREMDMLLTAGERISNALVAMAVASLGGEAQSFTGSQAGVLTTERHGNARIVDVTPGRVTDALAQGKICIVAGFQGVNKETRDVTTLGRGGSDTTAVALAAALKADVCEIYSDVDGVYTADPRIVPDAQKLDKLSFEEMLELAASGSKILVLRSVEYARAWGVPMRVRSSYSNDPGTLVAGSMEDIPVEEAVLTGVATDQSEAKITILGVKDVPGEAAKVFRALADAEINIDMVLQNVSAIADNTTDITFTCPRAAGPEALELLSKLKAEGGWENVLYDDQIGKVSLVGAGMKSHPGVTADFSEALRDKNINIEMFTTSEIRLTAVIREADLAEAARAIHDKFQLGGDEVATVYAGTGR
- a CDS encoding RNA polymerase sigma factor; its protein translation is MSTSSPHQHDRVTELALRAGKGDKRALDEFIRATHDDVWRLLAHLAGPELADDLTQDTYLRVLGALPRFAARSSARTWLLSLARRAWVDNIRRERSRPRASTVTYEDATAATPDLGADQSQWSEWIDARSLIDQLPAERREALILTQVLGYSYEEAATITGVRIGTIRSRVARARRDLIATTKS
- a CDS encoding catalase; this translates as MANVDDILNRGLQKPANPKNSQRHSGAPVASENHSITQGSQGAVILNDIHLIEKLAHFDREMVPDRIPHAKGLGAFGELHITEDVSKYTKADLFQPGRVTPMAARFSTVAGESGSPDTWRDVHGFALRFYTNEGNYDIVGNNTPVFFLRDAIKFPDFIHSQKRHPATGLRSAEMQWDFWTRTPETTHQVTYLMGSRGTPRSAREMNGYGSHTFQWINAEGTPVWVKYHFLSQQGVHNFTDAEATKAAGETPDLHRQDLYESIEAGDFPRWDVYVQIMPVDEAENYRFNPFDLTKTWSKKDYPRIKVGYFELNRNPVNFFAQIEQLALDPSNLVPGIGFSPDKMLQGRIFAYADQQRYRIGPNYRQLPVNRPVFDVNTYSQNGAMNYEFQAADHPVSTPNATQYGAGYLDDGVTSNHGDTFGAANQYGEASDAMIGVDAHGTDLTRGAYIKHAEDDDYIQATILYRDVYNDDEKEELANNIAGAMAGVSAELEKRVYAYWANVDKKLAKRVEEIFTAAK
- a CDS encoding YkvI family membrane protein; the protein is MFKRALAISMAFTGVIVGAGFASGQEAIQYFVTFGTKGILGVLLSSTLMIVVGVSLLQLGSYYQAREHMNVLSNISNQALAWILDIATIVSLFSFGFVMFAGGGSNLNQQFGLPVWAGALILLILVLITGMLDVDKVSAVIGAITPFVILFIVGVTVYTLMTSQWSIAELNVATQEIERSAALPNWWLAAINYTGMNVMISVSMAIVIGGNFVDTKAAGYGGMLGGFFYLLMLLLLVIALFLQVETVNGTAMPVLTLINEIHPALGVAMTFVIFGMIFNTAIAMFFALGKRLTRKRRSLYRPVFITACLIGFALSFVGFQSLVAYLYPVLGYLGILMIVVLSTAWLRGGSKLRAEGRRRARALALTQRKLDPRLRFSKRNERELAKLTKDSNIEDAVLAEHLEEEIHDQLEADDDLPDYDRTDVSNPVTYVEHTEPTARES